A region from the Streptomyces sp. 3214.6 genome encodes:
- the pstC gene encoding phosphate ABC transporter permease subunit PstC — translation MSVLEASGEPEPERPVPRRLYAAPGLGDRIFRYQLTATGVVVLCVMAAVGLFLLLRAGQALHARGWRFLTTAAWQPDVHNFGIAAVLTGTLLIAAVAVTLSVPLAVATALFISDVAPRGLRRTLVTMVDLMAAVPSVVYGLWGLFFLQQHVIGLSRWLSTWFGWIPLFTVDGTAPGEPLASDSVYTASTFVAGIVVALMVAPIQCSVMREVFAQAPAGEREGAYALGATRWGMIRTVVLPYGKGGIIGGTMLGLGRALGETIAVYLIISPVFTIQPHLLQTGSNSVSSLIALHYGDASDFGMSALMAAGLALFLLTLAVNFTASTVVARSRSGAQSEA, via the coding sequence GTGTCCGTACTGGAGGCTTCCGGCGAACCGGAGCCCGAAAGACCCGTTCCTCGGAGGCTGTACGCGGCTCCCGGGCTCGGTGACCGCATCTTCCGGTATCAGCTGACGGCCACCGGAGTCGTCGTCCTCTGCGTCATGGCGGCCGTCGGACTGTTCCTGCTGCTGAGGGCCGGTCAGGCGCTGCACGCCAGAGGGTGGAGGTTCCTCACCACCGCCGCATGGCAGCCGGACGTCCACAACTTCGGCATCGCGGCCGTACTCACCGGCACCCTGCTGATCGCCGCCGTCGCGGTGACCCTCTCCGTGCCGCTGGCCGTCGCCACCGCGCTGTTCATCTCCGACGTGGCCCCCCGCGGGCTGCGCCGCACCCTGGTCACGATGGTCGACCTGATGGCGGCCGTCCCGTCCGTGGTCTACGGACTCTGGGGCCTGTTCTTCCTCCAGCAGCATGTGATCGGACTGTCGCGCTGGCTGTCCACCTGGTTCGGCTGGATCCCGCTGTTCACGGTCGACGGCACCGCACCCGGTGAGCCACTCGCCTCCGACAGCGTCTACACCGCGTCCACCTTCGTCGCCGGGATCGTCGTCGCGCTGATGGTCGCGCCGATCCAGTGCTCGGTGATGCGGGAGGTGTTCGCGCAGGCCCCGGCCGGCGAACGGGAGGGCGCGTACGCGCTGGGCGCGACCCGGTGGGGGATGATCCGCACGGTCGTCCTGCCCTACGGCAAGGGCGGGATCATCGGCGGGACGATGCTCGGGCTCGGGCGGGCACTCGGCGAGACGATCGCCGTCTACCTGATCATCTCGCCGGTGTTCACCATCCAGCCGCACCTGCTGCAGACCGGCTCGAACTCGGTGTCCTCCCTGATCGCCCTGCACTACGGCGATGCCTCCGACTTCGGCATGTCGGCGCTGATGGCGGCCGGCCTGGCGCTGTTCCTGCTCACCCTGGCGGTCAACTTCACCGCCTCCACCGTCGTGGCCCGTTCACGGTCCGGCGCGCAGAGCGAGGCATGA
- the pstA gene encoding phosphate ABC transporter permease PstA, whose amino-acid sequence MTVVDVLGPAPQAADAPLPLPDVPRRVGGLTRNGVLRLGGAAASGLCVAVLLFGQIAPFSGALGFAVTAYAAFLAVYAVLTGLEEDRQAVRDRVMTVVLWTAAGLLFTGLVMVVGFTAWRGREALPHGNFFTQDMQAAGPLDPLSNGGIAHAMLGTLIMIAIALTITVPLGLACAVYLNQLPGRFSRFVRTIVEAMTALPSVVAGLMVYATWILGLGMQKSGLAAGLAISVMMLPIVIRAADVVLRLVPGTLTEAAEALGAPRWRTVWHVVLPTARSGLATAVILGTARGIGETSPVLLTAGFTAALNADPTSGPMVSLPLAVFNFVKSPEPTMIARGFGAAAVLMALVLVLFAIARVIGGRGPGHESKRQARKAARASRRDATRYAKTKHLRGAGRIDMRLRRVGATSPNAPAPAPAPAPDNGPTNGDRH is encoded by the coding sequence ATGACGGTCGTAGACGTGCTCGGGCCCGCCCCGCAGGCGGCCGACGCCCCGCTCCCGCTCCCCGACGTGCCGCGCCGTGTCGGCGGCCTCACCCGCAACGGTGTGCTGCGTCTCGGCGGGGCCGCCGCCTCCGGACTGTGCGTCGCGGTGCTGCTGTTCGGGCAGATCGCGCCGTTCTCCGGCGCGCTGGGCTTCGCCGTCACCGCGTACGCCGCCTTCCTCGCGGTCTACGCGGTGCTGACCGGTCTGGAGGAGGACCGCCAGGCGGTACGCGACCGGGTGATGACGGTCGTCCTGTGGACCGCGGCCGGACTGCTGTTCACCGGGCTCGTCATGGTCGTCGGCTTCACGGCCTGGCGGGGTCGGGAGGCGCTGCCGCACGGGAACTTCTTCACCCAGGACATGCAGGCGGCGGGCCCGCTGGACCCGTTGAGCAACGGCGGCATCGCCCACGCGATGCTCGGCACACTGATCATGATCGCCATCGCGCTCACGATCACCGTGCCGCTGGGCCTGGCCTGCGCGGTGTATCTGAACCAGCTCCCCGGCCGCTTCTCCCGCTTCGTGCGGACCATCGTCGAGGCGATGACCGCGCTGCCGTCGGTCGTGGCGGGGCTCATGGTGTACGCCACCTGGATCCTCGGCCTCGGCATGCAGAAGTCGGGGCTGGCGGCCGGCCTCGCGATCAGCGTGATGATGCTGCCGATCGTGATCCGGGCGGCGGACGTCGTCCTGCGCCTGGTACCCGGCACGCTGACGGAGGCCGCGGAGGCGCTGGGCGCGCCGCGCTGGCGGACGGTGTGGCACGTGGTCCTGCCGACGGCCCGCTCGGGCCTCGCGACCGCCGTCATCCTCGGCACGGCACGCGGCATCGGCGAGACATCACCGGTACTGCTGACGGCGGGCTTCACGGCGGCGCTGAACGCCGACCCGACGAGCGGCCCGATGGTCTCGCTCCCCCTGGCGGTCTTCAACTTCGTCAAGTCGCCCGAACCCACGATGATCGCCCGCGGCTTCGGCGCGGCGGCGGTCCTGATGGCCCTGGTCCTGGTCCTCTTCGCGATCGCCCGGGTCATCGGCGGCAGAGGCCCGGGCCACGAGAGCAAGCGGCAGGCCCGCAAGGCAGCCCGAGCGTCCCGACGGGACGCCACGAGATACGCCAAGACCAAGCACCTCAGGGGCGCGGGACGCATCGATATGCGGCTCCGCCGCGTGGGCGCGACCAGCCCCAACGCACCCGCACCCGCACCCGCACCCGCACCCGACAACGGCCCCACCAACGGAGACCGTCACTGA
- a CDS encoding substrate-binding domain-containing protein, whose protein sequence is MSSLVINALRRLGILAALLTTLTVVGVPQNAFADSYTPIAGAGSTWAENAVDEWRRAVNQYGMRISYAGQGSSDGRRQFLSGTVDFAVSDIPFQTHPTDGSAAERPAAGSYAYMPIVAGGTVFMYHLTVNGRRVTNLRLSGDVVTKIFTGVVKTWDDPVIKADNPGLQLPHRTIVPVVRSDGSGSTAQFTMWMAAQHAPLWQAYCGRVGRSGACGQTSYYPTVTGMIAQSGDLGVAGYVAQNYGEGSIGYVNYSYAINAHYPVAKVLNHAGYYTEPTPKNVAVSLLKAKINTDKSSADYLTQQLSGVYNDSDPRNYPLSSYSYMILPLTVQGTFTEAKGKTLGAFSYYFMCQGQQRAPDLGYSPLPINLVRAGFEQIRRIPGVRAQNININTCNNPTFTSDGRNKLAETAPYPKACDKKGAAPCTSGSGGAKSTSSDGSPGGGTAAGGGSGTAGGTGAAATTPAVDPDTGQTLAPAAGTAGGGPGGPAAAADGTIALAQPVAVAGHSGWTGTQTLMVLAAFLVLALILLPSVVSRLIGRSSDGGGR, encoded by the coding sequence ATGTCCAGCCTTGTCATCAACGCCCTGCGACGGCTGGGCATCCTGGCCGCACTGCTCACCACCCTCACAGTCGTCGGCGTCCCGCAGAACGCGTTCGCGGATTCCTACACCCCCATCGCCGGCGCCGGCTCCACCTGGGCCGAGAACGCCGTCGACGAATGGCGCCGGGCGGTCAACCAGTACGGGATGCGGATCTCGTACGCCGGCCAGGGATCGTCCGACGGGCGGCGGCAGTTCCTCAGCGGAACCGTCGACTTCGCGGTGTCCGACATCCCCTTCCAGACGCATCCGACCGACGGCAGCGCCGCCGAGCGGCCGGCCGCCGGGTCGTACGCCTACATGCCGATCGTGGCCGGCGGCACCGTGTTCATGTACCACCTGACGGTCAACGGCAGGCGGGTCACCAACCTGCGCCTCTCCGGAGACGTCGTCACCAAGATCTTCACCGGGGTGGTGAAGACCTGGGACGACCCCGTCATCAAGGCCGACAACCCGGGGCTCCAGCTCCCGCACCGCACGATCGTGCCGGTCGTCCGCTCCGACGGGTCGGGCTCCACCGCCCAGTTCACGATGTGGATGGCCGCCCAGCACGCACCGCTGTGGCAGGCGTACTGCGGGCGCGTGGGCCGCTCGGGGGCGTGCGGGCAGACCTCGTACTACCCGACGGTCACCGGCATGATCGCCCAGTCCGGCGACCTGGGCGTGGCCGGTTACGTCGCGCAGAACTACGGCGAGGGCTCGATCGGCTACGTCAACTACTCCTACGCCATCAACGCGCACTATCCGGTCGCCAAGGTCCTCAACCACGCCGGCTACTACACCGAGCCCACCCCGAAGAACGTGGCGGTCTCCCTGCTCAAGGCGAAGATCAACACCGACAAGAGCTCGGCGGACTACCTCACCCAGCAGCTGTCGGGCGTCTACAACGACAGCGACCCGCGCAACTACCCGCTGTCCAGCTACTCGTACATGATCCTGCCGCTGACGGTGCAGGGCACGTTCACCGAGGCCAAGGGCAAGACGCTCGGCGCGTTCTCCTACTACTTCATGTGCCAGGGGCAGCAGCGGGCGCCCGACCTCGGCTACTCGCCGCTGCCGATCAACCTGGTGCGGGCGGGCTTCGAACAGATCCGCCGCATCCCGGGCGTGCGGGCGCAGAACATCAACATCAACACCTGCAACAACCCGACCTTCACCTCCGACGGCCGCAACAAGCTCGCCGAGACCGCCCCCTACCCGAAGGCCTGCGACAAGAAGGGCGCCGCGCCCTGCACGAGCGGCAGCGGCGGCGCCAAGTCGACGTCGTCCGACGGAAGTCCGGGCGGCGGCACAGCCGCCGGCGGCGGGTCCGGCACGGCCGGCGGGACCGGGGCGGCCGCCACCACCCCCGCCGTCGACCCCGACACCGGTCAGACCCTGGCCCCGGCCGCCGGTACGGCCGGTGGCGGCCCGGGCGGCCCCGCGGCCGCCGCCGACGGCACGATCGCCCTCGCCCAGCCGGTCGCCGTCGCCGGGCACTCCGGCTGGACCGGCACCCAGACGCTGATGGTGCTGGCCGCGTTCCTGGTCCTCGCGCTGATCCTGCTGCCGTCGGTCGTGTCCCGGCTGATCGGCCGCTCCTCGGACGGAGGCGGGCGATGA